CTGGAGTAGGGTCAGCGTTTCGAACAACTCATCGACCGTGCCGAACCCTCCGGGAAACGCCACAAGAGCCTTGGCTCGGATGAGGAAATGCATTTTTCTAATGGCGAAATAATGGAACTGAAAACTGAGGCGCGGCGTGATATAGGGGTTTGGTTGCTGTTCGTGCGGCAGCTCAATGTTCAGCCCGATCGATTTGGCATTCACGTCCGCCGCGCCACGGTTGGCTCCTTCCATAATGCCTGGTCCGCCACCTGTCACGATGACGTAGTGACAATGACCGCCGATCTGACAGATCGAGGAGACCAACCGCCCGAATTCTCTGGCGACATCATAATACTTCGCCAATTCGAGCCGCCGTTTGGCGATACCGAGTTGTTGTTGGCGAACGGGATCGTTCGGAGCTTGCGTTGCTTCTTCTTCCGCCATGCTGAGCGCCTGCTTTGCGACAGTCGGCTCGTTCAGTCTGGCGCTCCCGAATACCACGATGGTGGATTTGATATGTTCTTCTTTTTGGATCAGTTCGGGCTTGAGCAGCTCAAGTCCGATGCGGACGGAGCGAAGCTCATCGCGTTGAAGAAACTCGGTGTCCTTATCGGCCGGGATATAGGAGGAGGAGCGGACGTGGCTGGAGTGATGGGTCGGATGGTCGGATATTCCCTCATCCATGGCTCGTCATTATAGCGAGGGCGTTGAACGGCGGCAATTCGTGAACAGTGGGGTCCCGGGATTGTAGGAAGGGATAGGGGTGAAAAGGATGTCTGTAGAGATGACGGTGAAACCCTTGGTGCACTACCACCCACTTCGGATCACACAACACTTCAAAGGCGTCCACACCGAGTCCCGTGCGTGAAAAGATCAAATCAGGGTCCACAGGTGTCCAGGGTTTCGCGAGCCAACCCAAATTGATCCGTGAGTATTTCAAGTCAAGGAACCGATAGGTAGCCACAAGGCCCGTATCGGAATCGGTGATCGAGTCAGGCGCTCCCAGCTTGGCCACAACGTCAGCCAGGGTAGTGCGCCCCGGAACAATGAATGCGACATCCATCGGAGTGATGGGCCTGTTGAGTGTGATTCGAACGACATTACAGCCAAACAGGGACAAGCCGAGAGTCACCACCAGAACAAAGGCGCAGATGTCCTTGCAGTCGTTGATCACATCAATCTCCAAACGGCCAGAATCGGAACTTGAGGTCCTCCGTCCGTTTCGATGAAATCACATCCTCGACAACCCCATCGCGGTCGAGAATGACGAAGAGATCGTCGCTCTTGATAGAAAGACGCGTGAAATTGAGGACGATCAGCAGAAGACTGCCTGCCTTTGCATCGTATCGATAATACTGAAAGACGTCTCTGCCATTGAGAGCGAGTAGCCGATCCGGGGCCCCTAGGAGATGAAGCAGCTCTTCCTTTGTTGTCGTACCTTTCTGAATGGTCTTGACAACGTCGGTTTGGAGTTCGTCGCCTAGCGTCCCTCGACTGAAGGCGCAGCTTTGAAGCAAGGAGGCGACTGCTAGAAGACAAATCAAGGAATGAGGGAATTTCATTGGGACTCCTTGCCTATTTGGAAGTGATTTCATGCCCCAGGACGAAATCTTGCTCGAAGACCGTATACGCTGACGGGGTGAGTCCCAGATGCTGGTACACAGTCTGAGCCCTGCGATTCTCTCGTTCCACGTATAACCTGAGTCCGCACACTCGTGGATCGGCCTTGGCTCTGACGAGGATATGGTCGTGCATGGCTCGAAACACGCCCTGGCCACGCCGATTCGGCTCGACATAGACGCTTTGGATCCACCAAAAGGCGCCGTTCCGCCAGTCGCTCC
This region of Nitrospira sp. genomic DNA includes:
- a CDS encoding TIGR00730 family Rossman fold protein, with the translated sequence MDEGISDHPTHHSSHVRSSSYIPADKDTEFLQRDELRSVRIGLELLKPELIQKEEHIKSTIVVFGSARLNEPTVAKQALSMAEEEATQAPNDPVRQQQLGIAKRRLELAKYYDVAREFGRLVSSICQIGGHCHYVIVTGGGPGIMEGANRGAADVNAKSIGLNIELPHEQQPNPYITPRLSFQFHYFAIRKMHFLIRAKALVAFPGGFGTVDELFETLTLLQTGKIERLIVVLIGRAFWERLINWQLLVEYGLITESDLALFHYAETAQEAWDLIARHNGVPTP
- a CDS encoding GNAT family N-acetyltransferase, which codes for MTESIHIRPASQDDLDIIVMFNAAMALETERRQLDLATLRQGTLAVLESPAYGFYVLAALPEDKRYKPVGQLMITYEWSDWRNGAFWWIQSVYVEPNRRGQGVFRAMHDHILVRAKADPRVCGLRLYVERENRRAQTVYQHLGLTPSAYTVFEQDFVLGHEITSK